One part of the Mangrovibacillus cuniculi genome encodes these proteins:
- the lpdA gene encoding dihydrolipoyl dehydrogenase: protein MVVGDFPIETDTLVVGAGPGGYVAAIRAAQLGQKVTIVEKGNLGGVCLNVGCIPSKALISAAHRYETAQHSEDMGIKAENVTVDFSKVQEWKAGVVKKLTGGVEGLLKGNKVEIVRGEAFFVDSTNVKVMDEKSSQTYKFKNAILATGSRPIEIKGFKYSERVLDSTGALSLKEIPEKLVVIGGGYIGTELGTAYANFGTKVTILEGTDEILGGFEKQMTAVVKKNLKKKGVDIITNAMAKGVEESADGVVVSYEAKGETLTVEADYVLVTVGRRPNTDDLGLEQAGVELTERGLVKIDKQCRTNVSNIFAIGDIVEGPPLAHKASYEGKIAAEVIGGHPAEIDYLGIPAVCFTEPELASVGYSEKEAKDEGIEVVAAKFPFAANGRALALNQTDGFLKLVTRKEDGLVIGAQIAGTGASDMIAELGLAIEAGMTAEDIAMTIHAHPTLGEISMEAAEIAIGMPIHVVK, encoded by the coding sequence ATGGTAGTAGGAGATTTCCCAATCGAAACAGATACTCTCGTCGTAGGTGCTGGTCCTGGTGGATACGTAGCAGCAATCCGTGCGGCACAATTAGGTCAAAAAGTAACAATCGTAGAAAAAGGTAACTTAGGTGGAGTTTGTCTAAACGTTGGATGTATTCCTTCAAAAGCTCTTATCTCAGCTGCTCACCGCTATGAAACAGCTCAACATTCAGAAGACATGGGGATTAAAGCAGAGAACGTAACTGTTGATTTCTCTAAAGTTCAAGAATGGAAAGCTGGCGTAGTAAAAAAATTAACAGGCGGAGTTGAAGGTCTGTTAAAAGGTAATAAAGTTGAAATCGTTCGTGGAGAAGCTTTCTTTGTAGATTCTACTAACGTAAAAGTTATGGATGAAAAGAGCTCTCAAACGTACAAATTCAAAAACGCTATCCTAGCAACTGGTTCTCGTCCAATCGAGATCAAAGGATTCAAATATTCTGAGCGTGTACTTGATTCTACTGGTGCATTATCACTTAAAGAAATCCCTGAAAAATTAGTTGTAATCGGTGGCGGATATATCGGTACAGAACTTGGAACTGCTTATGCTAACTTTGGCACAAAAGTAACGATCCTAGAAGGTACTGATGAAATTCTAGGTGGATTCGAAAAGCAAATGACTGCAGTAGTGAAAAAGAACCTGAAGAAAAAAGGTGTTGACATCATTACGAATGCAATGGCAAAAGGCGTGGAAGAATCTGCTGATGGTGTTGTCGTTTCTTATGAAGCGAAAGGTGAAACGCTAACTGTAGAAGCTGATTATGTTCTAGTTACAGTTGGACGTCGTCCTAACACGGATGACCTAGGACTTGAACAAGCTGGTGTGGAATTAACGGAGCGTGGCTTAGTTAAAATCGACAAGCAGTGTCGTACAAACGTTTCTAACATCTTTGCAATCGGTGATATCGTAGAAGGACCACCACTAGCTCATAAAGCTTCTTACGAAGGTAAGATTGCTGCTGAGGTAATCGGTGGCCACCCTGCAGAAATCGATTACTTAGGAATTCCTGCAGTATGTTTCACAGAGCCAGAATTAGCTTCTGTAGGATACTCAGAAAAAGAAGCGAAGGATGAAGGAATTGAAGTTGTTGCAGCTAAATTCCCATTCGCAGCTAACGGTCGTGCTCTTGCACTTAACCAAACAGATGGCTTCTTAAAATTAGTAACGCGTAAAGAAGATGGACTAGTAATCGGTGCTCAAATCGCTGGTACTGGCGCGTCTGATATGATTGCTGAACTTGGATTAGCGATTGAAGCAGGTATGACTGCTGAAGATATCGCTATGACAATCCATGCTCATCCAACTCTTGGTGAGATTTCTATGGAAGCAGCTGAAATTGCAATTGGTATGCCAATTCACGTTGTAAAATAA
- a CDS encoding NAD-dependent epimerase/dehydratase family protein — translation MKKVLVLGGTSFFGKRLVQLLIDEGKEVTIATRGRTQDSFGETIKRLTIDREDKSSLIQAFKGRQWDVVYDQSCFSPVEMRYSCDALKDKVKRYVFTSTMAVYEFGIQRKEDEFNPNTYTYIYKNRGDYKGYEGYQEAKRAAEAHLFTQTDFDSVAVRFPIVVGKDDYTNRLKNHVMKVKNNQDIGIESLQNRYSFILSKEAAKFLYHMGESTFIGPINAGAKNDISMDQLITKIEEILKKEARVTTAITSENVSPYALGGSWSIHTGLVNSLGMDFSDCERMLEELISYYVQQEV, via the coding sequence ATGAAAAAAGTGTTAGTTTTAGGAGGTACAAGTTTCTTTGGTAAAAGGTTAGTACAGTTGTTAATAGATGAGGGAAAAGAAGTAACTATCGCAACTAGGGGACGCACACAAGATTCGTTTGGTGAGACCATAAAGAGGTTAACTATTGATCGAGAAGATAAATCTAGCTTGATCCAAGCATTTAAAGGACGACAATGGGATGTAGTCTATGATCAATCTTGTTTTTCGCCAGTAGAAATGCGCTATTCGTGTGATGCGCTAAAGGATAAAGTAAAGCGTTATGTTTTCACTTCTACCATGGCTGTCTATGAATTTGGTATACAGCGGAAAGAAGACGAATTTAATCCAAATACCTATACATATATTTATAAAAATAGAGGGGACTATAAAGGGTATGAAGGGTATCAAGAAGCGAAGAGAGCTGCTGAAGCCCATTTGTTTACCCAAACAGACTTTGATAGTGTAGCAGTTAGATTTCCTATTGTAGTTGGGAAAGATGACTATACAAACAGGTTGAAAAATCATGTAATGAAAGTGAAAAATAATCAGGATATCGGCATAGAGTCTTTACAAAATAGATATAGTTTTATTTTGTCAAAGGAAGCTGCTAAGTTTTTATACCATATGGGAGAGTCTACATTTATTGGACCAATAAATGCTGGGGCTAAAAATGATATTTCAATGGATCAATTGATTACGAAAATAGAAGAAATTTTGAAAAAAGAGGCTCGTGTTACTACGGCCATCACTAGTGAAAATGTATCTCCCTATGCATTAGGGGGTTCTTGGTCCATTCACACAGGATTAGTAAATAGTTTAGGGATGGATTTTTCTGATTGTGAACGTATGTTAGAAGAGTTAATTTCCTATTATGTCCAACAGGAGGTTTAA
- a CDS encoding GapA-binding peptide SR1P, which translates to MVIIICQHCEDTVDHIEGENTQVLYAAHTDCCQGKCHEERDFRR; encoded by the coding sequence ATGGTCATTATCATTTGTCAGCATTGTGAAGATACGGTGGATCATATCGAAGGGGAAAATACGCAGGTGTTATATGCAGCACATACAGACTGTTGCCAAGGGAAATGTCATGAGGAAAGAGATTTTCGTAGATAA
- a CDS encoding aminotransferase class I/II-fold pyridoxal phosphate-dependent enzyme, whose product MSNQQQTPLFSGLLAHAEKNPTQFHIPGHKKGTGMDNEFRSFIGDNALSIDLINIAPLDDLHQPKGMIKEAQQLAAEAFGADHTFFSVQGTSGAIMTMVMAVCGPGEKIIVPRNVHKSVMSAIVFSGAVPIFIHPEVDAELGISHGITVDAVSRALEEHPDAKGLLVINPTYFGVAADLKRIVELAHEYEIPVLVDEAHGVHIHFHDKLPLSAMQAGADMAATSVHKLGGSMTQSSILNLKEGLVSPKRVQSILSMLTTTSTSYLLLASLDTARRQLAIHGYELAEKAIQLAEQLRIRINEINHISCVGEEILGTKSTYDLDPTKLIISIKNLGITGYDAEKWLREKYTIEVEMSDLNNILCIVTPGDTMEDGEKLIQALQELSDTCQDQVKETSFDAVLLPDIPVLALSPRDAFYASTEVVPFEESVGRIIAEFVMVYPPGIPIFIPGEIITEENLHYIQKNIEVGLPVQGPEDHTLKTLRVIKERRAIR is encoded by the coding sequence TTGTCAAATCAACAGCAAACTCCATTATTTTCAGGACTTCTAGCACACGCTGAAAAAAATCCTACTCAATTCCATATCCCAGGTCACAAAAAGGGAACTGGTATGGACAATGAGTTCCGTTCTTTCATCGGAGATAACGCTTTATCTATTGATCTAATTAATATCGCTCCATTAGATGACCTTCATCAACCAAAAGGGATGATAAAAGAGGCTCAACAATTAGCTGCAGAAGCTTTTGGTGCAGACCATACATTCTTTTCCGTTCAAGGAACTAGTGGTGCTATTATGACGATGGTTATGGCTGTTTGTGGACCAGGCGAAAAAATTATTGTGCCAAGAAACGTCCATAAAAGCGTTATGTCTGCTATTGTCTTTTCAGGGGCTGTTCCCATTTTCATTCACCCTGAGGTAGATGCAGAGCTAGGTATCTCACATGGCATCACAGTAGACGCCGTTTCTAGAGCACTTGAGGAACATCCAGACGCAAAAGGGTTACTAGTTATTAACCCCACTTATTTCGGTGTGGCTGCGGATTTAAAACGAATTGTAGAACTTGCTCATGAGTACGAAATTCCTGTTTTAGTAGATGAAGCTCATGGCGTTCACATTCACTTCCATGACAAGCTTCCTCTATCTGCAATGCAAGCAGGAGCTGATATGGCCGCTACTTCTGTTCATAAACTTGGTGGGTCCATGACGCAAAGTTCTATTTTAAATTTAAAAGAAGGCTTAGTGTCACCTAAGAGAGTCCAATCCATATTAAGTATGCTGACTACTACCTCCACTTCTTATCTTTTGTTAGCTTCATTAGATACTGCGAGAAGACAACTTGCCATTCATGGTTATGAACTAGCGGAAAAGGCTATTCAATTAGCGGAGCAACTAAGAATTAGAATAAATGAAATAAACCACATTTCTTGTGTGGGGGAAGAAATCTTAGGCACAAAGTCAACGTATGACTTAGATCCAACGAAACTTATCATTTCCATTAAAAATCTTGGAATAACAGGTTATGATGCAGAAAAGTGGTTACGTGAAAAGTATACAATTGAAGTAGAGATGTCTGACTTAAATAACATTTTATGTATCGTAACACCTGGTGACACAATGGAAGATGGGGAAAAGTTAATACAAGCCTTACAAGAGCTTTCCGACACTTGCCAAGACCAAGTAAAGGAAACTTCCTTTGATGCGGTATTGCTACCTGATATACCTGTATTGGCTCTAAGTCCAAGAGATGCGTTCTATGCTTCTACAGAAGTAGTTCCTTTTGAAGAATCTGTAGGTCGTATCATTGCTGAGTTTGTAATGGTGTATCCACCTGGTATTCCAATCTTTATCCCAGGTGAAATCATTACTGAAGAAAATCTCCATTACATTCAAAAAAATATTGAAGTTGGTTTACCTGTCCAAGGACCGGAAGATCACACTCTAAAAACATTACGTGTCATTAAAGAGCGTCGAGCTATTCGATAA